The Primulina eburnea isolate SZY01 chromosome 6, ASM2296580v1, whole genome shotgun sequence genome contains a region encoding:
- the LOC140834324 gene encoding uncharacterized protein: protein MEKIRRASHAGSWYTDNPTKLAEELDGWLRSSGLAKSPDIRGVIAPHAGYSYSGRAAAYAFGNIDPANISRVFLLGPSHHYYTPKCALSKATVYKTPIGDLPIDQEVIEELKATGKFELMDLHVDEAEHSMEMHLPYLVQVFQGYSVKIVPILVGALTAENEAMYGRLLAKYVDDPTNFFSVSSDFCHWGSRFNYMRYDKKHGAIHKSIEAMDKMGMDIIETGGPDAFKEYLLETDNTICGRHPISVFLHMLKHSSTRMKIRFLRYEQSSQCKSMRDSSVSYASAIAKVET from the exons ATGGAGAAGATCAGGAGAGCGTCTCACGCCGGTTCATGGTACACCGACAATC CTACAAAATTAGCCGAAGAGCTTGATGGTTGGCTTAGGTCTTCCGGCTTGGCCAAATCTCCTGACATAAGAGGTGTAATTGCACC TCATGCAGGTTATTCATATTCTGGTCGAGCAGCAGCCTATGCATTTGGAAACATAGACCCTGCAAACAT TTCTCGGGTTTTTCTTCTCGGCCCATCTCACCACTATTACACTCCCAAATGTGCACTCTCAAAAGCCACTGTCTACAAGACACCAATAGGAGACCTACCTATTGATCAAGAAG TCATCGAGGAGCTAAAAGCCACAGGAAAGTTCGAATTGATGGATCTTCATGTTGACGAGGCTGAACATAGCATGGAAATGCACTTACCATATTTAGTTCAAGTATTCCAGGG GTATTCTGTAAAGATTGTGCCCATCTTAGTTGGTGCTCTTACTGCTGAAAATGAAGCCATGTATGGTCGGTTGTTGGCAAAGTATGTGGATGACCCAACAAATTTCTTCTCTGTCTCTTCTGATTTTTGTCATTGGGGATCCCG gttcaactacatgcgTTATGACAAGAAACATGGAGCAATCCACAAGTCTATCGAAGCAATGGATAAAATGGGCATGGATATAATAGAAACAGGAGGTCCAGATGCATTTAAGGAGTATCTCTTGGAGACGGACAACACCATTTGTGGACGACACCCAATTAGTGTTTTTCTCCAC ATGTTAAAGCATAGCTCTACAAGGATGAAGATTCGTTTTCTCCGATATGAACAGTCTAGCCAGTGCAAATCCATGAGAGACAGCAGTGTCAGTTATGCATCTGCCATAGCGAAGGTGGAAACTTGA
- the LOC140834326 gene encoding topless-related protein 1-like isoform X2, translated as MFYIPLLLLLLCTFVSFLCSSKFNHQGEKKESPPFNHIFSSLNWGYKDNLAMSLSKDLIFLILQFCEEENLKRTAHMLEQETGFFFDMKYFEDMILDGKWEDAENYLSAFTGVEDNTYSTKTYFEIRKQKFLEALDKHDHKAALDMLLKDLKVFAQPNKELYKEMTQLLTLDDFREHHSLATYGDTESARKRIVSELRGVLDANPLLQGRTKFPQYSKSRLRRLINQSLNWQHIHCSNPHPQPLIDTLFTDHRCPGPDDAQNQSNEEISLSPMYMSATANLSLATESIISAGTINLENLSNQEDSKDCHDASKIISTKNHDEVMSNSISRNDYQNAAKELPVDFPKSVRRILDMGSQPTSMDFHPFQDTLLLVGTNVADIEIWDVSGAEQLFKRQFVVREDMENNPSISVNRILWNPDGTSFGVAYSERMIRLYSYHKNGNYAENQLEIDAHVGSVNDIAFSKPYDRLVAISCGDDKLIQVWDAVTGAKHYTFEGHGSPVYSICPHMRENIPFLMSISTSGEIKAWLFDKLGSRVTYAAPGLCSMKMAYSTDGKRLFSCGVNRNGEPYIVEWNEAEGVIVRNYLGLCKFHLDMVTFATCSNKFLVAGDDHKIKIWDVNKSEILASIEADGGLPESPYVCFNKKGTLLAVFSDKYQIKILANDHGFKLLEDSAAGSDYSTRCIAETFGKLSVNPNPVPLKARDMEGPVQAEEVPAMLENVKPKGLAESNKLEMPVVSKIVGISCCQSMLLTSEVKTNMIRRLVYTHAGNGILALAQDGIHLLWRWSKNDSNTSGKATTKFSPRLWQPKKGLLMSNDLPENSVDVVIPCFSLSKNDSYVVSASGRVITLYNMLVFKKIRNVMAPPPAATSIVFYPPDNNIIGIGMDDSTILIYNIRVDKVISKLEGHRTRISGLAFSTTLNVLVSSGVDTQIIVWDSVSWEKKRSTMLQISIGWSASDLSETTIELDKNQKQFLAVHQTQLAIYDGATLRCVKQWPIAAFCARISHATYSCDSQLVYAVMRDGIVLIVGASDLTPRFEIDPSAYLMPRHSCYVYPVVVASHPQNPNQFALGLSNGGVVVMEPGESQGKWTED; from the exons ATGTTTTACATACCATTGTTATTATTGCTGCTATGCACTTTCGTCTCGTTTCTTTGTTCTTCGAAATTTAATCATCAGGGGGAGAAAAAAGAGAGCCCACCATTTAATCACATCTTTTCTTCTTTGAACTGG GGGTACAAAGATAATCTGGCGATGTCACTTAGCAAGGATCTCATCTTTTTGATCTTGCAATTTTGTGAGGAAGAAAACCTGAAAAGGACTGCCCACAT GCTTGAGCAGGAGACTGGTTTTTTCTTTGATATGAAATATTTCGAGGACATGATTCTTGATGGGAAATGGGAGGATGCAGAGAACtatctttcagctttcactggCGTTGAAGATAACACATATTCAACCAAGACTTACTTTGAAATCCGGAAGCAAAAGTTTCTCGAGGCATTAGACAA GCATGATCACAAGGCGGCTTTGGATATGCTACTTAAGGACCTGAAAGTTTTTGCTCAACCAAATAAAGAATTGTATAAAGAAATGACTCAACTCCTGACATTAGATGATTTCAG GGAACACCATTCGCTCGCAACATATGGAGATACAGAATCTGCCAGAAAACGTATTGTAAGCGAACTTAGGGGTGTACTTGATGCAAATCCTCTTCTCCAGGGAAGAACAAAGTTTCCTCAATATAGCAAGTCGAGGTTGAGACGGTTGATTAACCAGAG CTTGAACTGGCAGCACATTCATTGTTCGAATCCTCATCCGCAACCTCTTATAGACACTCTCTTTACTGATCACAGGTGTCCTGGACCTGATGATGCACAAAATCAATCAAATGAGGAAATTTCATTG TCTCCCATGTACATGTCTGCAACTGCTAATCTGTCATTGGCGACAGAATCCATAATTTCTGCTGGGACCATAAATCTTGAGAATTTGTCAAACCAAG AGGATAGTAAGGATTGCCATGACGcctcaaaaataatatcaacTAAGAATCATGATGAG GTAATGTCAAATTCAATTTCGAGGAACGATTATCAAAATGCTGCAAAAGAACTGCCAGTCGACTTTCCGAAGTCTGTTAGACGAATATTAGACATGGGATCCCAACCGACCAGCATGGATTTTCACCCATTTCAAGACACTCTGCTATTAG TTGGAACAAATGTTGCGGATATAGAGATTTGGGATGTTTCTGGTGCTGAGCAGTTATTCAAAAGACAATTTGTGGTCCGGGAA GACATGGAAAATAATCCCAGCATCTCTGTCAATCGAATACTGTGGAACCCTGATGGTACATCATTCG GGGTCGCATACTCAGAGCGCATGATACGGTTGTATTCGTATCATAAAAATGGCAATTATGCTGAGAACCAATTAGAG ATTGATGCCCATGTTGGCAGCGTAAATGATATAGCATTCTCTAAACCATATGATAGACTCGTCGCCATCAGCTGTGGTGACGACAAGTTGATTCAG GTCTGGGATGCCGTGACTGGTGCAAAACATTATACATTTGAAGGCCATGGATCTCCCGTCTACTCCATATGCCCTCATATGAGGGAAAATATTCCT TTTTTAATGTCCATCTCGACAAGTGGTGAGATAAAAGCATGGCTATTTGACAAATTGGGATCAAGGGTTACTTATGCTGCTCCTGGTTTATGTAGCATGAAAATGGCTTATAGTACCGATGGTAAAAG gCTATTTTCATGTGGGGTGAACAGAAATGGAGAGCCATACATCGTTGAATGGAATGAGGCGGAAGGTGTTATCGTTAGGAATTACCTTGGACTTTGCAAATTTCATTTGGACATGGTGACATTTGCCACATGCAGCAACAAGTTTTTGGTTGCTGGTGATGACCATAAGATCAAAATTTGGGATGTaaacaaatctgaaatattAGCATCTATCGAAGCCGACGGTGGTCTGCCG GAGAGTCCATATGTATGCTTCAACAAAAAAGGCACTCTTTTGGCTGTTTTTTCTGATAAGTATCAAATTAAAATCTTAGCAAATGATCATGGTTTTAAGTTGCTGGAAGATTCTGCAGCTGGTTCTGATTATTCCACTAGATGCATCGCAGAAACCTTTGGAAAG CTTTCAGTAAATCCCAATCCTGTCCCTCTTAAAGCTAGAGACATGGAGGGGCCTGTCCAAGCT GAAGAAGTTCCAGCTATGTTGGAAAATGTAAAACCGAAAGGGCTCGCAGAATCAAACAAATTGGAGATGCCAGtcgtttcaaaaattgttggaaTCTCATGCTGTCAATCCATGCTGCTCACTTCTGAAGTTAAGACAAATATG ATTCGACGATTGGTATACACTCATGCAGGTAATGGCATTTTGGCATTAGCTCAAGATGGCATACATCTGTTGTGGAGATGGTCAAAAAATGATTCTAATACGAGTGGCAAA GCAACTACAAAGTTTTCCCCTCGACTATGGCAACCAAAGAAGGGATTATTGATGTCCAATGATCTTCCTGAAAATAGCGTGGACGTAGTTATACCATGTTTTTCTTTGTCCAAGAACGATTCTTATGTTGTCTCAGCATCAGGGAGGGTGATCACTTTGTACAACATGTTGGTATTCAAG AAAATCAGAAATGTGATGGCGCCACCACCTGCTGCAACGAGTATTGTGTTCTATCCTCCGGATAACAACATAATTGGGATAGGCATGGATGATTCAACCATTCTCATATATAACATACGTGTGGATAAG GTAATAAGTAAGCTTGAAGGTCACCGTACAAGAATTAGTGGGCTTGCTTTCTCTACCACTTTAAATGTGCTAGTATCTTCGGGAGTGGATACTCAG ATCATCGTGTGGGATTCTGTTTCATGGGAGAAAAAGAGAAGCACAATGTTGCAGATTTCAATTGGATGGTCGGCTTCAGACCTTTCTGAGACAACCATCGAACTTGACAAGAATCAGAAACAGTTCCTTGCTGTACACCAGACTCAACTCGCGATATATGATGGAGCAACTTTGCGATGTGTGAAACAG TGGCCCATCGCTGCGTTCTGTGCGCGAATTTCCCATGCGACATATTCATGCGATAGCCAGTTGGTGTATGCTGTGATGAGAGATGGGATTGTTTTAATAGTTGGCGCATCAGATCTCACACCAAGATTTGAGATTGATCCTTCTGCCTACCTAATGCCTCGTCACAG TTGTTATGTGTATCCAGTTGTGGTTGCTTCTCACCCACAAAACCCCAACCAGTTTGCCTTGGGATTATCGAATGGTGGAGTCGTCGTGATGGAGCCTGGTGAATCACAAGGTAAATGGACAGAGGATTGA
- the LOC140834326 gene encoding topless-related protein 1-like isoform X3, with protein sequence MSLSKDLIFLILQFCEEENLKRTAHMLEQETGFFFDMKYFEDMILDGKWEDAENYLSAFTGVEDNTYSTKTYFEIRKQKFLEALDKHDHKAALDMLLKDLKVFAQPNKELYKEMTQLLTLDDFREHHSLATYGDTESARKRIVSELRGVLDANPLLQGRTKFPQYSKSRLRRLINQSLNWQHIHCSNPHPQPLIDTLFTDHRCPGPDDAQNQSNEEISLSPMYMSATANLSLATESIISAGTINLENLSNQEDSKDCHDASKIISTKNHDEVMSNSISRNDYQNAAKELPVDFPKSVRRILDMGSQPTSMDFHPFQDTLLLVGTNVADIEIWDVSGAEQLFKRQFVVREVNSVLEVFLDMENNPSISVNRILWNPDGTSFGVAYSERMIRLYSYHKNGNYAENQLEIDAHVGSVNDIAFSKPYDRLVAISCGDDKLIQVWDAVTGAKHYTFEGHGSPVYSICPHMRENIPFLMSISTSGEIKAWLFDKLGSRVTYAAPGLCSMKMAYSTDGKRLFSCGVNRNGEPYIVEWNEAEGVIVRNYLGLCKFHLDMVTFATCSNKFLVAGDDHKIKIWDVNKSEILASIEADGGLPESPYVCFNKKGTLLAVFSDKYQIKILANDHGFKLLEDSAAGSDYSTRCIAETFGKLSVNPNPVPLKARDMEGPVQAEEVPAMLENVKPKGLAESNKLEMPVVSKIVGISCCQSMLLTSEVKTNMIRRLVYTHAGNGILALAQDGIHLLWRWSKNDSNTSGKATTKFSPRLWQPKKGLLMSNDLPENSVDVVIPCFSLSKNDSYVVSASGRVITLYNMLVFKKIRNVMAPPPAATSIVFYPPDNNIIGIGMDDSTILIYNIRVDKVISKLEGHRTRISGLAFSTTLNVLVSSGVDTQIIVWDSVSWEKKRSTMLQISIGWSASDLSETTIELDKNQKQFLAVHQTQLAIYDGATLRCVKQWPIAAFCARISHATYSCDSQLVYAVMRDGIVLIVGASDLTPRFEIDPSAYLMPRHSCYVYPVVVASHPQNPNQFALGLSNGGVVVMEPGESQGKWTED encoded by the exons ATGTCACTTAGCAAGGATCTCATCTTTTTGATCTTGCAATTTTGTGAGGAAGAAAACCTGAAAAGGACTGCCCACAT GCTTGAGCAGGAGACTGGTTTTTTCTTTGATATGAAATATTTCGAGGACATGATTCTTGATGGGAAATGGGAGGATGCAGAGAACtatctttcagctttcactggCGTTGAAGATAACACATATTCAACCAAGACTTACTTTGAAATCCGGAAGCAAAAGTTTCTCGAGGCATTAGACAA GCATGATCACAAGGCGGCTTTGGATATGCTACTTAAGGACCTGAAAGTTTTTGCTCAACCAAATAAAGAATTGTATAAAGAAATGACTCAACTCCTGACATTAGATGATTTCAG GGAACACCATTCGCTCGCAACATATGGAGATACAGAATCTGCCAGAAAACGTATTGTAAGCGAACTTAGGGGTGTACTTGATGCAAATCCTCTTCTCCAGGGAAGAACAAAGTTTCCTCAATATAGCAAGTCGAGGTTGAGACGGTTGATTAACCAGAG CTTGAACTGGCAGCACATTCATTGTTCGAATCCTCATCCGCAACCTCTTATAGACACTCTCTTTACTGATCACAGGTGTCCTGGACCTGATGATGCACAAAATCAATCAAATGAGGAAATTTCATTG TCTCCCATGTACATGTCTGCAACTGCTAATCTGTCATTGGCGACAGAATCCATAATTTCTGCTGGGACCATAAATCTTGAGAATTTGTCAAACCAAG AGGATAGTAAGGATTGCCATGACGcctcaaaaataatatcaacTAAGAATCATGATGAG GTAATGTCAAATTCAATTTCGAGGAACGATTATCAAAATGCTGCAAAAGAACTGCCAGTCGACTTTCCGAAGTCTGTTAGACGAATATTAGACATGGGATCCCAACCGACCAGCATGGATTTTCACCCATTTCAAGACACTCTGCTATTAG TTGGAACAAATGTTGCGGATATAGAGATTTGGGATGTTTCTGGTGCTGAGCAGTTATTCAAAAGACAATTTGTGGTCCGGGAAGTAAATTCGGTCTTGGAAGTATTTCTG GACATGGAAAATAATCCCAGCATCTCTGTCAATCGAATACTGTGGAACCCTGATGGTACATCATTCG GGGTCGCATACTCAGAGCGCATGATACGGTTGTATTCGTATCATAAAAATGGCAATTATGCTGAGAACCAATTAGAG ATTGATGCCCATGTTGGCAGCGTAAATGATATAGCATTCTCTAAACCATATGATAGACTCGTCGCCATCAGCTGTGGTGACGACAAGTTGATTCAG GTCTGGGATGCCGTGACTGGTGCAAAACATTATACATTTGAAGGCCATGGATCTCCCGTCTACTCCATATGCCCTCATATGAGGGAAAATATTCCT TTTTTAATGTCCATCTCGACAAGTGGTGAGATAAAAGCATGGCTATTTGACAAATTGGGATCAAGGGTTACTTATGCTGCTCCTGGTTTATGTAGCATGAAAATGGCTTATAGTACCGATGGTAAAAG gCTATTTTCATGTGGGGTGAACAGAAATGGAGAGCCATACATCGTTGAATGGAATGAGGCGGAAGGTGTTATCGTTAGGAATTACCTTGGACTTTGCAAATTTCATTTGGACATGGTGACATTTGCCACATGCAGCAACAAGTTTTTGGTTGCTGGTGATGACCATAAGATCAAAATTTGGGATGTaaacaaatctgaaatattAGCATCTATCGAAGCCGACGGTGGTCTGCCG GAGAGTCCATATGTATGCTTCAACAAAAAAGGCACTCTTTTGGCTGTTTTTTCTGATAAGTATCAAATTAAAATCTTAGCAAATGATCATGGTTTTAAGTTGCTGGAAGATTCTGCAGCTGGTTCTGATTATTCCACTAGATGCATCGCAGAAACCTTTGGAAAG CTTTCAGTAAATCCCAATCCTGTCCCTCTTAAAGCTAGAGACATGGAGGGGCCTGTCCAAGCT GAAGAAGTTCCAGCTATGTTGGAAAATGTAAAACCGAAAGGGCTCGCAGAATCAAACAAATTGGAGATGCCAGtcgtttcaaaaattgttggaaTCTCATGCTGTCAATCCATGCTGCTCACTTCTGAAGTTAAGACAAATATG ATTCGACGATTGGTATACACTCATGCAGGTAATGGCATTTTGGCATTAGCTCAAGATGGCATACATCTGTTGTGGAGATGGTCAAAAAATGATTCTAATACGAGTGGCAAA GCAACTACAAAGTTTTCCCCTCGACTATGGCAACCAAAGAAGGGATTATTGATGTCCAATGATCTTCCTGAAAATAGCGTGGACGTAGTTATACCATGTTTTTCTTTGTCCAAGAACGATTCTTATGTTGTCTCAGCATCAGGGAGGGTGATCACTTTGTACAACATGTTGGTATTCAAG AAAATCAGAAATGTGATGGCGCCACCACCTGCTGCAACGAGTATTGTGTTCTATCCTCCGGATAACAACATAATTGGGATAGGCATGGATGATTCAACCATTCTCATATATAACATACGTGTGGATAAG GTAATAAGTAAGCTTGAAGGTCACCGTACAAGAATTAGTGGGCTTGCTTTCTCTACCACTTTAAATGTGCTAGTATCTTCGGGAGTGGATACTCAG ATCATCGTGTGGGATTCTGTTTCATGGGAGAAAAAGAGAAGCACAATGTTGCAGATTTCAATTGGATGGTCGGCTTCAGACCTTTCTGAGACAACCATCGAACTTGACAAGAATCAGAAACAGTTCCTTGCTGTACACCAGACTCAACTCGCGATATATGATGGAGCAACTTTGCGATGTGTGAAACAG TGGCCCATCGCTGCGTTCTGTGCGCGAATTTCCCATGCGACATATTCATGCGATAGCCAGTTGGTGTATGCTGTGATGAGAGATGGGATTGTTTTAATAGTTGGCGCATCAGATCTCACACCAAGATTTGAGATTGATCCTTCTGCCTACCTAATGCCTCGTCACAG TTGTTATGTGTATCCAGTTGTGGTTGCTTCTCACCCACAAAACCCCAACCAGTTTGCCTTGGGATTATCGAATGGTGGAGTCGTCGTGATGGAGCCTGGTGAATCACAAGGTAAATGGACAGAGGATTGA
- the LOC140834326 gene encoding topless-related protein 1-like isoform X1 yields the protein MFYIPLLLLLLCTFVSFLCSSKFNHQGEKKESPPFNHIFSSLNWGYKDNLAMSLSKDLIFLILQFCEEENLKRTAHMLEQETGFFFDMKYFEDMILDGKWEDAENYLSAFTGVEDNTYSTKTYFEIRKQKFLEALDKHDHKAALDMLLKDLKVFAQPNKELYKEMTQLLTLDDFREHHSLATYGDTESARKRIVSELRGVLDANPLLQGRTKFPQYSKSRLRRLINQSLNWQHIHCSNPHPQPLIDTLFTDHRCPGPDDAQNQSNEEISLSPMYMSATANLSLATESIISAGTINLENLSNQEDSKDCHDASKIISTKNHDEVMSNSISRNDYQNAAKELPVDFPKSVRRILDMGSQPTSMDFHPFQDTLLLVGTNVADIEIWDVSGAEQLFKRQFVVREVNSVLEVFLDMENNPSISVNRILWNPDGTSFGVAYSERMIRLYSYHKNGNYAENQLEIDAHVGSVNDIAFSKPYDRLVAISCGDDKLIQVWDAVTGAKHYTFEGHGSPVYSICPHMRENIPFLMSISTSGEIKAWLFDKLGSRVTYAAPGLCSMKMAYSTDGKRLFSCGVNRNGEPYIVEWNEAEGVIVRNYLGLCKFHLDMVTFATCSNKFLVAGDDHKIKIWDVNKSEILASIEADGGLPESPYVCFNKKGTLLAVFSDKYQIKILANDHGFKLLEDSAAGSDYSTRCIAETFGKLSVNPNPVPLKARDMEGPVQAEEVPAMLENVKPKGLAESNKLEMPVVSKIVGISCCQSMLLTSEVKTNMIRRLVYTHAGNGILALAQDGIHLLWRWSKNDSNTSGKATTKFSPRLWQPKKGLLMSNDLPENSVDVVIPCFSLSKNDSYVVSASGRVITLYNMLVFKKIRNVMAPPPAATSIVFYPPDNNIIGIGMDDSTILIYNIRVDKVISKLEGHRTRISGLAFSTTLNVLVSSGVDTQIIVWDSVSWEKKRSTMLQISIGWSASDLSETTIELDKNQKQFLAVHQTQLAIYDGATLRCVKQWPIAAFCARISHATYSCDSQLVYAVMRDGIVLIVGASDLTPRFEIDPSAYLMPRHSCYVYPVVVASHPQNPNQFALGLSNGGVVVMEPGESQGKWTED from the exons ATGTTTTACATACCATTGTTATTATTGCTGCTATGCACTTTCGTCTCGTTTCTTTGTTCTTCGAAATTTAATCATCAGGGGGAGAAAAAAGAGAGCCCACCATTTAATCACATCTTTTCTTCTTTGAACTGG GGGTACAAAGATAATCTGGCGATGTCACTTAGCAAGGATCTCATCTTTTTGATCTTGCAATTTTGTGAGGAAGAAAACCTGAAAAGGACTGCCCACAT GCTTGAGCAGGAGACTGGTTTTTTCTTTGATATGAAATATTTCGAGGACATGATTCTTGATGGGAAATGGGAGGATGCAGAGAACtatctttcagctttcactggCGTTGAAGATAACACATATTCAACCAAGACTTACTTTGAAATCCGGAAGCAAAAGTTTCTCGAGGCATTAGACAA GCATGATCACAAGGCGGCTTTGGATATGCTACTTAAGGACCTGAAAGTTTTTGCTCAACCAAATAAAGAATTGTATAAAGAAATGACTCAACTCCTGACATTAGATGATTTCAG GGAACACCATTCGCTCGCAACATATGGAGATACAGAATCTGCCAGAAAACGTATTGTAAGCGAACTTAGGGGTGTACTTGATGCAAATCCTCTTCTCCAGGGAAGAACAAAGTTTCCTCAATATAGCAAGTCGAGGTTGAGACGGTTGATTAACCAGAG CTTGAACTGGCAGCACATTCATTGTTCGAATCCTCATCCGCAACCTCTTATAGACACTCTCTTTACTGATCACAGGTGTCCTGGACCTGATGATGCACAAAATCAATCAAATGAGGAAATTTCATTG TCTCCCATGTACATGTCTGCAACTGCTAATCTGTCATTGGCGACAGAATCCATAATTTCTGCTGGGACCATAAATCTTGAGAATTTGTCAAACCAAG AGGATAGTAAGGATTGCCATGACGcctcaaaaataatatcaacTAAGAATCATGATGAG GTAATGTCAAATTCAATTTCGAGGAACGATTATCAAAATGCTGCAAAAGAACTGCCAGTCGACTTTCCGAAGTCTGTTAGACGAATATTAGACATGGGATCCCAACCGACCAGCATGGATTTTCACCCATTTCAAGACACTCTGCTATTAG TTGGAACAAATGTTGCGGATATAGAGATTTGGGATGTTTCTGGTGCTGAGCAGTTATTCAAAAGACAATTTGTGGTCCGGGAAGTAAATTCGGTCTTGGAAGTATTTCTG GACATGGAAAATAATCCCAGCATCTCTGTCAATCGAATACTGTGGAACCCTGATGGTACATCATTCG GGGTCGCATACTCAGAGCGCATGATACGGTTGTATTCGTATCATAAAAATGGCAATTATGCTGAGAACCAATTAGAG ATTGATGCCCATGTTGGCAGCGTAAATGATATAGCATTCTCTAAACCATATGATAGACTCGTCGCCATCAGCTGTGGTGACGACAAGTTGATTCAG GTCTGGGATGCCGTGACTGGTGCAAAACATTATACATTTGAAGGCCATGGATCTCCCGTCTACTCCATATGCCCTCATATGAGGGAAAATATTCCT TTTTTAATGTCCATCTCGACAAGTGGTGAGATAAAAGCATGGCTATTTGACAAATTGGGATCAAGGGTTACTTATGCTGCTCCTGGTTTATGTAGCATGAAAATGGCTTATAGTACCGATGGTAAAAG gCTATTTTCATGTGGGGTGAACAGAAATGGAGAGCCATACATCGTTGAATGGAATGAGGCGGAAGGTGTTATCGTTAGGAATTACCTTGGACTTTGCAAATTTCATTTGGACATGGTGACATTTGCCACATGCAGCAACAAGTTTTTGGTTGCTGGTGATGACCATAAGATCAAAATTTGGGATGTaaacaaatctgaaatattAGCATCTATCGAAGCCGACGGTGGTCTGCCG GAGAGTCCATATGTATGCTTCAACAAAAAAGGCACTCTTTTGGCTGTTTTTTCTGATAAGTATCAAATTAAAATCTTAGCAAATGATCATGGTTTTAAGTTGCTGGAAGATTCTGCAGCTGGTTCTGATTATTCCACTAGATGCATCGCAGAAACCTTTGGAAAG CTTTCAGTAAATCCCAATCCTGTCCCTCTTAAAGCTAGAGACATGGAGGGGCCTGTCCAAGCT GAAGAAGTTCCAGCTATGTTGGAAAATGTAAAACCGAAAGGGCTCGCAGAATCAAACAAATTGGAGATGCCAGtcgtttcaaaaattgttggaaTCTCATGCTGTCAATCCATGCTGCTCACTTCTGAAGTTAAGACAAATATG ATTCGACGATTGGTATACACTCATGCAGGTAATGGCATTTTGGCATTAGCTCAAGATGGCATACATCTGTTGTGGAGATGGTCAAAAAATGATTCTAATACGAGTGGCAAA GCAACTACAAAGTTTTCCCCTCGACTATGGCAACCAAAGAAGGGATTATTGATGTCCAATGATCTTCCTGAAAATAGCGTGGACGTAGTTATACCATGTTTTTCTTTGTCCAAGAACGATTCTTATGTTGTCTCAGCATCAGGGAGGGTGATCACTTTGTACAACATGTTGGTATTCAAG AAAATCAGAAATGTGATGGCGCCACCACCTGCTGCAACGAGTATTGTGTTCTATCCTCCGGATAACAACATAATTGGGATAGGCATGGATGATTCAACCATTCTCATATATAACATACGTGTGGATAAG GTAATAAGTAAGCTTGAAGGTCACCGTACAAGAATTAGTGGGCTTGCTTTCTCTACCACTTTAAATGTGCTAGTATCTTCGGGAGTGGATACTCAG ATCATCGTGTGGGATTCTGTTTCATGGGAGAAAAAGAGAAGCACAATGTTGCAGATTTCAATTGGATGGTCGGCTTCAGACCTTTCTGAGACAACCATCGAACTTGACAAGAATCAGAAACAGTTCCTTGCTGTACACCAGACTCAACTCGCGATATATGATGGAGCAACTTTGCGATGTGTGAAACAG TGGCCCATCGCTGCGTTCTGTGCGCGAATTTCCCATGCGACATATTCATGCGATAGCCAGTTGGTGTATGCTGTGATGAGAGATGGGATTGTTTTAATAGTTGGCGCATCAGATCTCACACCAAGATTTGAGATTGATCCTTCTGCCTACCTAATGCCTCGTCACAG TTGTTATGTGTATCCAGTTGTGGTTGCTTCTCACCCACAAAACCCCAACCAGTTTGCCTTGGGATTATCGAATGGTGGAGTCGTCGTGATGGAGCCTGGTGAATCACAAGGTAAATGGACAGAGGATTGA